In the genome of Streptomyces aquilus, the window CAAGCGCTTCCGGCCGCTTCTCGTGATGCTCACTGCCCAGTTCGGTGACCCCTATGCGCCCGGCGTGGTGCCCTCGGCGGTGGTCGTCGAGCTGACCCACCTGGCGACGCTCTACCACGACGACGTCATGGACGAGGCGGCCGTCCGGCGGGGCGTGGACAGCGCGAACGCCCGCTGGGGCAACTCCCTCGCCGTCCTCACCGGCGACTTCCTCTTCGCCCGCGCCTCGCAGATCCTCGCCGACCTCGGACCCGAGGCGGTCCGCATCCAGGCCGAGGCGTTCGAGCGGCTGGTGACCGGACAGATCCTGGAGACCGCCGGGCCGGTGGACGGCCGGGACCCGGTCGAGCACTACCTCGACGTCCTCGCCGGCAAGACCGGCTCGCTGATCGCCGTCTCCTGCCGGTTCGGCTCGATGATGGCGGGCGCCGACGAGTCGGTGGTCGACGTGCTCACCCAGTACGGGGAGCGGCTGGGCGTCGCCTTCCAGCTCGCGGACGACGTCCTCGACATCGCCTCCGAGGGCCACGAGTCGGGCAAGACGCCCGGCACGGACCTGCGCGAGGGCATCCCCACGATGCCGGTGCTGCGGCTGCGGGAACGCGCGGCGCGGCTGGGGCTGGCCGAGGACGCGGCGCTGTGCGAGCTGCTGGACTCCGACCTCGCGGACGACGAGCGGCTCGCGGAGGCGCTGGCCGCGCTGCGGGCGCATCCCGCGTTGGAGCAGGCCCGGCGGGACACGGTTCGCTTCGCGGAGGAGGCGCGCGCCGCGTTGGCGCCGTTGCCGGAGTGTGATGCGAAGGCCGCGCTGACGGAGCTTTGTGACGCCGTGGTGCATCGCGCGGGGTAGGTTCTGCGGCTTGATGTGCGTTGCCGGGTGCGGGTTCGCGGGGGCTGAGCGCGCAGTTCCCCGCGCCCCTGAGGAGCGTCAGTGTGATGCCCCTCACATGGCTGGACTGAGTCCAAGCTGAGATCCGTCCCGTATGTCTCCTCGGAAGCCGGCGCAGGGGGTGCCGGCTCTTCTCAACGGGGAGACGAGTTCATGCGTAAGACGCTGATCGTCAGTGCTGTTGCCCTGGCCGTTGCCGGTGTTCCCGGCTCGGCCTTCGCCACCGGCGGGAACACCACCGAAACCGCCACCGTCCTCGCCACCAGCCTGCGCGGTGCCAACGAGGTGCCCGCGGGGGACGCGGACGGGGCCGCGCTGGAGTTCGTCAAGGTGGACGGGGACCAGGTCTCCGTCGCCGTGAAGTGGCGGGGGCTCGACCGGCCCACCGCCCTGCACATCCACCAGGGCGCCAAGGGGACCAACGGTGGCGTCAAGGTCGACTTCACGAAGCTGCTCGGCAAGGCCGGGCGGCACAGTGTCACCGGCACCGTGAAGGTGACGGACGCGGCGCTGCTCGACGCGCTGAAGTCCGACCCGGGGTCGTTCTACGCCAACCTGCACACCAAGCAGTTCCCCGGCGGTGCCGTCCGCGGCCAGCTCCACAAGGTCACCGTCGCCGGGTTCGACTTCCGCGGCGCGCTGAAGAACTTCCAGGCGTCCGTGGTGAAGGGCGAGCAGATCTACGAGTGCAAGGCGGCCACCGGCGGCGGCTACGCGTTCGCCCAACGGGACGTCAGCGCCGTGCTCGGCGGCCGTATCGCACACTCGTTCGTGGCCCCCAACTCCGGTACGCCGCAGTGGGTCGCGCCCGACGGCAGCGCGGTCACCGGCGCCGTCCTGTCCCGGACCCCGAACGGCGACGGCAACATCGCGGAGCTGGACCTGAAGGCCACTCAGTCCGGCAAGCACCACGGCCTGCTGGCCCGTACGACCGAGATCCTGCGGCTCAACACCGTCGGCGGCGTAGCCCCGGCCGGCACCTGCACGCCGGGGGAGATCATCGGGGTGCCGTACCACGCGGACTACGTGTTCCTGCGCGACTGATCCACGATCATCAGGCGGCGCCTACCCCTACGGGTCGGGGGAGGCGCCGCCTCCGTGTGTCATACCCCAGGTGTACGCGGAGTTGAGCCCGCGGGCTGACGCCCGGACCGCGCCGATTTGGTCAGATGGGAACCACGGGAAAACACCAATCCTCACCGATTCGGGTGAGAATGGCGGCTACGGGATGGACGAGGGGGCACCTCCCACACGGGAGGGCTTCGAAGGACGCCGCCGCCGACGACGGAGGTAAGGCACACATGGCACCGTACGAATCCGACGACAACACGCTCGCGGAGGAGGCCGACGACCTGCGCGCCGGGCGCCGCAAGGCCGCGCGGTACGTCGTCCCGGTCGCGGTCGTGGGGGTGGCCGCGGCGACCATCGGGCTCGTCCCGGCACTCGCCGACTCCGGCGACCCCGACCTGCCGAAGATCAGCGCCCAGGAACTCGTCGAGAAGATCGCCGCGTCGGACGTACAGCAGCTGTCCGGCACCGTGAAGATCACCACGGATCTGGGGCTGCCCGACTTCGGCGGCCTGGGCGACGCCTTCACGGGCGGCGGTTCGCGCTCCGGCGGTGACGGGTCGTCCGCCGACCCCTCCACCAAGCTGACCGAACTCGCCACCGGCACCCACACCCTGCGCGTCGCCTCCGACGGCCCCGACAAGCAGAAGGTCTCGGTCCTGGAGGACGCGGCCGAGTACAGCCTCATCCACAACGGCAAGGACGTCTGGGGCTACGACAGCAAGTCCAACGAGGTCTTCCACGGCACCGCCGACGAGAGCGCGAAGCACGACGAGGAAGCGCCGGCCACGCCCAAGGACCTCGCCGACGACGCCCTCAAGGCGGTCGACGACACCACGTCCGTGACGGTCGACGGCACCGCGCAGGTGGCCGGCCGGGACGCGTACCGGCTCGTCATCAAGCCCAAGGACGACGGGTCCACGATCGGTCAGATCACCGTCGCCGTGGACGCCAAGACCGGGATGCCGCTGAAGTTCACGCTGACCCCGTCGAGCGGCGGCGCGGCCGTCGTCGACGCCGGTTTCACCCAGGTCAGCTTCGCCAAGCCGGCCGCGTCCACCTTCGACTTCACCCCGCCGAAGGGCGCGAAGGTCACGGAGGAGGACAGCGACAGCACCGCCGCCCCGCAGGGCAAGCGCGGGGCGGAGGGGCTCAGCGGCCTCGACGGGCTGAACGTCATCGGGGACGGCTGGGACTCCATCGCCACCTTCGACACCGGCGGCCAGGGCATCCCGTCCGGCTCCGAGGTCGGCGGCGACTTCGGCGGCTTCCTCGACTCGCTCGGCGACAAGGCGAGCGGCAAGTTCGGCGAGGGCACCGTCTTCAAGACGCGGCTGGTCAACGCCCTGATCACGGACGACGGCAAGGTCTACGTCGGCGCCGTGACCAAGGACGCGCTGGTGAAGGCGGCGGACGCGGCGAAGTAGCCGCCGTACGCACGCTCGGGGACGAATCGAGGGAGCCGATGGACCAACCGCCCGCCACGGAGCCGCATCCCGAGGGCGCGGGTGACAGCGTCATCCACACCCGCGCGCTCACCAAGCGC includes:
- a CDS encoding polyprenyl synthetase family protein, with protein sequence MTVVGPFGLSVRDQALEADVQAGLAAVEEGLLEATKSEVPFITEAAQHLVRAGGKRFRPLLVMLTAQFGDPYAPGVVPSAVVVELTHLATLYHDDVMDEAAVRRGVDSANARWGNSLAVLTGDFLFARASQILADLGPEAVRIQAEAFERLVTGQILETAGPVDGRDPVEHYLDVLAGKTGSLIAVSCRFGSMMAGADESVVDVLTQYGERLGVAFQLADDVLDIASEGHESGKTPGTDLREGIPTMPVLRLRERAARLGLAEDAALCELLDSDLADDERLAEALAALRAHPALEQARRDTVRFAEEARAALAPLPECDAKAALTELCDAVVHRAG
- a CDS encoding CHRD domain-containing protein; translated protein: MRKTLIVSAVALAVAGVPGSAFATGGNTTETATVLATSLRGANEVPAGDADGAALEFVKVDGDQVSVAVKWRGLDRPTALHIHQGAKGTNGGVKVDFTKLLGKAGRHSVTGTVKVTDAALLDALKSDPGSFYANLHTKQFPGGAVRGQLHKVTVAGFDFRGALKNFQASVVKGEQIYECKAATGGGYAFAQRDVSAVLGGRIAHSFVAPNSGTPQWVAPDGSAVTGAVLSRTPNGDGNIAELDLKATQSGKHHGLLARTTEILRLNTVGGVAPAGTCTPGEIIGVPYHADYVFLRD
- a CDS encoding LolA family protein encodes the protein MAPYESDDNTLAEEADDLRAGRRKAARYVVPVAVVGVAAATIGLVPALADSGDPDLPKISAQELVEKIAASDVQQLSGTVKITTDLGLPDFGGLGDAFTGGGSRSGGDGSSADPSTKLTELATGTHTLRVASDGPDKQKVSVLEDAAEYSLIHNGKDVWGYDSKSNEVFHGTADESAKHDEEAPATPKDLADDALKAVDDTTSVTVDGTAQVAGRDAYRLVIKPKDDGSTIGQITVAVDAKTGMPLKFTLTPSSGGAAVVDAGFTQVSFAKPAASTFDFTPPKGAKVTEEDSDSTAAPQGKRGAEGLSGLDGLNVIGDGWDSIATFDTGGQGIPSGSEVGGDFGGFLDSLGDKASGKFGEGTVFKTRLVNALITDDGKVYVGAVTKDALVKAADAAK